The genomic segment GTCGCGCCGACGATAACGCTTGCCACGGCGGGCTGCTGCATAAGCCAGTGCAGGGCAAGCACAGCTGGCGTGCAGCCAGCTTCAGCCGCAAGCTCGCCGACTTGGCGGCTGAGCGTGAAGCCTTCGCCGGTGAAGAAGCGGGCGAAGTCCGGGTTTTTGTCCAAACGCGACCCTTCCGGCGCGCTTTGCTGCTCGCTGTATTTTCCGGTCAGCAGGCCGCCGGCAAGCGGAAAATAAGGGATAATGCCGACGCCTTGGTCGAGGCTTAGCGGCGTAATGTCGCGCTCCGGCGTCCGGTCGGCGAGCGAATAGCTGGTCTGAATCGACACATAGCGATTCAGGCCAAGGCGGTCGCTGATGCCGAGCGCCTTCATCAGCTCCCAGGCTGCATAGTTCGATGCGCCGATATAGCGGACTTTGCCGGCGCGCACCATATCATCGAGCGCCCGCAGCGTTTCTTCCAGCGGCGTCTCCGGATCGAAGGTGTGGATTTGGTATAAATCCACATAATCCGTCTGCAGCCGTTGCAAGCTTTGCTCCAGCTCCAGCTGCAAATGATAGCGGGACGAGCCGCGCTCATTCGCCCCTTTGCCGCGCGGCAGCCCGGCTTTGGTGGCAATGACGGCCTCATGCCTCCGTCCTTTAAGCGCTTCGCCGATAATCGTCTCGGATGCGGTGCCTGAGTAAATATTGGCAGTATCCAGAAAGTTTATCCCACTGCCAAGCGCAGCATGTATAATGGAAATAGAGCTTTGCTTATCCGCCCGCGAGCCGAAGGAATTAGTCCCAAGGCCGAGAGAGGATACTTTCAGTCCGCTTTTGCCAAGACGTTTATAGATCATAAGCTAAGTTCACTCCGTTCAACATTTAATTGTTTCCTTTAGGCAGCAGCTTGCTTGTCTGCTGCTGCAAGGCGACCATTTTGAATACAAGAATTTATTAGTTTATTTAACATACGATTTTATTTCACTATAGCATAAGAATGCGGGGGACGACGATGCAAAGAGTGATAGCGCGGGCACAGCTGCTTGCAGATGAAGAAATGAAAGCGGTCGCTTCTGTAGAACGCTTAAAAGAGCAGCTGCTTCCTTGGATGGAGCAGGGCAAATTTATGACAGCTGCTTTATTTAAATGGGAGCGTAATCTCTTCTTATACGTAGAGAGTCTGATCGATGAAACGCCAGCGCCCGAGGAGCTCATGCGTGATTTGAGCCGTTACTTGGAGCCTTGGCCGGGTCAGGCCGAGAAGCGCTTATGGATTCCGATGATTGATGTTTTTCATTTCAATGCGCCAGCAAGCCCGGAGCATTGGCGGCGCAAGGAAGCGGTGGAGCGGCGCGTCGGGCGCGTAGCGCATTTGAAGCCGGAGATGGTGGCGAGCTACATTTATTATCACTACCAGCTGCAGGAGGAGCACGCATTTCACGGACCCAAATATGAAATCATTGCGCTGCACGAAAATTTGCTATTCGGTTATCAGGAGTTTCCAGCTATCGTGGAGGAGCCGATGCTTCCGCGCAAGCTGAAGACAAACGGAACGCCTGTGGACTGGAGCGAATCGCGAATGGATTTGCATTTTCAGCCATGGCCTGATGGTCATTTGTATTTCAAGCCGGTGGAAACTTGGTTTGCTTTGGGTGAATAAGGAACAAACTGACAAAATTCATCATAATTTCATGAAAAATGATCAGTTAGAATTAAGGGAATCTTAAGATAAATCATGTATAGTAAAGGTACAAGCTGCTTAGGCAGCATTCGAAGCCGGGAGGGGACCTGTTATGCGTGAGCCAGTCACTTATTCCGTAGTCATTCCTGTGTATAATGATGAGCAAATGCTTTACGACACCTACAAGCGGCTAAAACGAATTATTCCGCCCATTGGCGAGAATTACGAACTGATTTTTGTAAATGACAACAGCACCGACCGCTCAGCAGATATGCTTCGAGTCTTTTGTGCAGCCGATATTCGGGTACGTGCGATCCATTTCGCCAGCAGCTTTGGCTATGAAGCTGCTGTTGCCGCAGGAGCCGACCATGCCTCGGGCGAACAGAAGATCGTCATGGAGGTATCTGACCGCTTCCGCAGCGTTAGCGCAGGATTGCAAGGAGCCTCTCCGTTTTATGTTGTACGGGCTAAGGAAGGCTTTACCCATTCCCCGCTCTGGGATTTTGCTTCGGAGAGTGCTGCATGCTAATAATTAGAACAGCCGGATGGTTTTTCAAATATAAGAATTTATAAGCTTCACCTTTATAATGGGCTTATATTTCGCCCTCGAAACGGTAGCATTGCCGCCAGATATCGGCTTCAGCCGTTTACGCTTGTTCCCAAAAAATAACCCTCGCCTTATTAGGCGAGGGTTATTTTTAACTGGAGGGATGCCATTTATGCATATGCGCAGGTTTGTCCTGATGTACGCCATAGAAGGACGGCGGCTGCGGTTCTGTTATTGTTCAATATAAAAGCCGAATGAGTGCAGGTTGTCCGCGTTATTGGTCATGGTTAGCGCTTCCGGCAAATCGATTTTGTCAAAGGCGTTGTAGTAAGGAGTTCCAGCAAGCAGCACAATAGCAATGGCTATAGCGAGCCTGCGTACGAACCGTTCGCTTGGGCGGCGATTAAGCTTCGCCTTCGGCAAGGTCACTCTGCTGCTGCGTTCGCCATGAATCATCCAGAGGATGGCAGCGGCGAAGCCAAGCATGGAAAGCGGAATAGTGAGCGGCATCGAATGCAGCGATACGGCGACCGATAAGGTTAGGTAAAAGATCGTTAGCGTACAGAGCGACAACAGCTGGTAGGGCAAAATGAATGCGGGCTCTGAAGCGCGATACAGCATGCGCACAGGCAATGGATCGCTGGACTTCCGTCCTGTGTTTTTCCGCATTCTAAGCAGCTTTGGCATGCTTCTGACCCACAGCAGCGCTAGTGACAGAGTCAAGATCGGTACACAGATAAGCATGCCCAAATCATAATCCGGAGGGAGCTTGACGGCCATGGTGACGACTCCGCCCAATGCGGCTGCTGTTGGGATGGACAGCACAATTGTCCAAATGAACAAGTTTTTGGCACGCTGGTGCAGCTGCTGCTCGGATTTGCTGTAGAGCAGGGAGGAGGCCTTATTGCCGGCAATCCAAGACAACAGCAGCGCTAGGAATAAACAACCAAGCGTAAGATGAACCAAGGTGATATACAAAATAGCTTACCTCCCAGTATAATAATAACTAGATCTATTTTATCGCCTGCGAGCTCCTCGCTATAACAGTCTCTGGTTCAGGTAGTACCTAGACTTTAGACGAGGGAATATCAGGAATGGTTGCTTTATACTACAAGAGTAACCGATTTGAGTCTGGAGGTGAAGAAGCTGCTCGAGCTGCATGATATTATACCGTATTTTTTCTCTGTAAGCATTATCTGCACGTTCGCTTATGCAGCGTATTTCACTTTTCATGCTGCAAGCGAGCCGTCCCGCTGGTCGAAGGACAAGGTCCATACGCCAGCACCTGAGCGTATTTTGCCAACGGTTCAACGGGCTCATACCGTTGCGCTCTGGCTTGTACGAAAAGTTAAAAGAAAAGAAGCGCCTGATGGTGATCCCACAGATTGCAGCTCCTCGTTTGTGAAGCAACATCCAAACAAACGAGGAGGATATATATGTTATCTAAATATACAATGGAAATGCTTAAAAAATACCGCTTTATCCTTATTATCGGACTGCTGCTCATCATTAGCGGCTGTGGTGCGCCGAATGGAACGATTGATTCAGCGACACCAGGATTTTTCAACCATTACGTCGTTTTCCCCATCTCTTATTTAATTCAACACATTGCGCAGTTTTTTAACGACAGTTTTGGCATGGCGATTATTGCGATTACGTTGCTTATCCGTCTGGCCCTGCTTCCGCTGATGCTTCGCCAATCCAAGAGCCAGCAGGTGATGAAGCAGAAGATGAGCGTTATGCAGCCGCAGCTGAACCAGATCAAGGAAAAATACAAAAATGACAAATCGCCTGAAGCACAGTCGAAAATGCAGAAGGAAACGATGGCGCTGTACGGCGAGCATAAGTTTAATCCGCTTGCCATTGGGTGCCTTCCAATGCTCATTCAACTGCCGATTTTGTCAGGACTGTATTATGCGATCAAAATGACGCCGGAGCTGGCGCAGCATTCCTTCCTTTGGTTCCAACTGGGCGCGCCGGACCACATCCTGCCGTTTCTCGCCGCTGCTATCTATTATGTGCAGTTCCGCGTGTCTCAAATCGGAATTGATCCTGCCCAGCAAAAACAGATGGCGCTGTTCGGTTACATTTCACCGATCATGATGGGCATTTTCTCTTTTACCGCGCCTGCTGCTGTACCTTTGTATTGGGTTGTTGGCGGCGTATTTATGATTTTGCAGACGATGCTTTCCAAGCGGCTTTACCCAATGCCGACAGTGCCGGTCGCTTCGGCAGTTGAGGCCGCGAAGCCAGCGCCAGTGAAATCGAAAAACAAGAAGCTGCCAGCGAAATCTTAACCCGGATATGGAATAGACGCTCCAGAGGGCTCTCAACCCTCGGGGCGTTTGTTTTTATTTTTTGAAGGCATAAGAAAACGATGGGCAGAAGATTATAAGTCGAAAATCCTATAAAGCACTTTATTATGATACAATAAGTGTAAGGTTTAGTTTGGCATGCGGACAATGGAATGGAAAAAGGAGGCCTTGCACGATGATTAAGCGTTATCCTGCGAACGAGCGGAACTTTTTTGATATTGGTTGGTTGAGGGGCTCACGCAGCTTCTCATTCGGTGATTATTATGATCCCGATAACGCTCAGTTCGGCGTCATGCGTGTATGCAACGAAGATGAGATTGCGCCGGGCCGCGGCTTCGGAGCGCATCCTCATAGCGACATGGAAATTGTGACCATTGTGTTGAAAGGCCGCCTCAAGCATGAGGATAATTTGGGCAATATGGAGGTTACCTCTGCGGGAGAAATCCAGCGAATGACAGCGGGCTCCGGCATTGTCCATGCAGAATACAATGATTCGGAAACCGAAGAAGGACATTTTCTGCAGCTGTGGTTTATGCCTCGCGAGCGCGGGCTGACCCCTTCCTATGAGGTGCATCGGTACGATCAGGAGAAGCTGGTCAATGCTTTTCTGCCGATTGTCACGCCGGAAGGAACGAATGGCACAGCGATGATTCATCAGGACATGTCGATTCATTTGGGCCGCGTTGAGGCAGGGAAACGTTTGTATTACAGCCAAAAGGCAGGCCGGCGTGTATTCCTCATGCTGATTGAGGGCGCTGCCGATGTGAACAATCTTGATATGGTGGCGAAGGACAGCCTTCGTGCGGAGTTTGAGCCGGAAATTCTGATCAAGGCGAAGGAAGATACATTCGTCATGCTCATTGATATGCCATAAGGACGGAAGTTTCTGCGCGAGGAGGAGAAAGCGATGAAGGAAACGTTATTAATCAAGCATGCGGTTGGAGGAAGAACCTTTGTAGATTCCAGCAAGCATGGCGTTCATTATCACATTGAGCAGGCTGCTGATTTGTGGGCGTTCACGGTCACTGTGCCGCCGGAGCTTGATTTGGCTAACCTGCTTGCGTGGAAGGAAGAACTGAACGTCTTTCTTTTCCAAGAGCATGAGGATAAGCCAACGGTCAAAATTTGGTTCTATGTACAGGAACAATCCGTCAGCTTTCAAGCTAATGAACGCAAGCTTGCGTTCAAGGCGAAGGCGATGATTGAATATATTCCACACAATTACGGCTACAAGCTGTAAAGCAGGGCCAAGCAAAAACGGCTGTCGCCGTCCTCTAGCGGCGCGGCGCGTGTCAGTCCGAGAAATATAAGCTAAGTATAAAGAGAAGACTTATACTTTCTTATATTTTAATAAAATCGCTCGCTGCTGCATATACATCCTTTATGCGAATGAAGGACAGGGTGCCTTGGCTTGACTTATTCAGGCGTACCGATCAGTTGTACAACGATTCATTGCTTGGGCTCAGGCGGCTGGTAATAAATTGCGTCCAATTCCTATGTATGGAATTTCGTGAATTATCAAACGCTAGGAGCAGGAACAGGATTATCATGGCAATAGCATGTCCAATTAAAGGAGGCGTTGACGATCTATAGTCGGAAAAAGTTTCAAGAGGAAGTCCCTGAGGTCAGCACGAAAATATGGGCTTGTACGAGTGATGTTTGCAATGGCTGGATGCGTGCAAACTTTTCGTTCGAGCAGTCGCCTACTTGCCTGCAATGTAATTCTCCTATGGAAGAATCGGAGAAGATGCTGCCACAGCTCGTCAACTCCAATGATATAAATCGGGCGAAAAACAGCATTCCCGTTACGGAATAAACCGAATAAATGGTGGATTCAAACAAAGGGCGCCCATTGGGCGCCCTTTGTTTGGGCAAACCGCCGAAGAGCGTCTGCTGCTGTTCATGCATTGACACCTATTGCGAGTTGTAATTATAATTGTTACATTATGAAGGGACGTAAATGGACGATAGAAATGGAGAGATAGCTCGATGAAACAACAGGTGCTGGCATCACAGCAAAAACCGGCTTCTTCGGCACGAATAGGGATGGCGCTGCTGCTTGGCGCTTTAACGGCCTTCGCTCCGTTATCCATCGATATGTATTTGCCGGCATTGCCGGAGCTGGCAAATTATTTTGGCGCGAGCACCTCCATGGCGCAGCTGAGTTTAACGGCCTGCTTGCTCGGCATTGCTGTAGGCCAGCTCATCATTGGCCCTCTAAGCGATGTTTTTGGCAGGAAAAAGCCGCTTATTATTGGACTCATCGTATACGTTATAGCTTCAGTGCTATGTATTGTAGCGCCGTCAATTGAGACATTCGTGCTGCTGCGGCTCGTTCAAGGCTTGGGCGGGGCAGCGGGAATTGTGCTATCCAGAGCGATTGTGCGGGATATGTACGAGGGGCCCGAAATGACGAAGTTCTTCGCCCTGCTTATGCTGGTGAACGGTGTAGCTCCAATCGCTGCGCCTATTGCAGGCGGCCAGCTGCTGCAATGGACGTCATGGCGCGGCGTTTTCCTCGTGCTCGGTGCGATTGGGCTTGTTATGCTGCTTGCTTCATGGCTCGGGCTTAGAGAGACGCTGCAGGAGCAAAATCGATTGAAGGGCGGGCTTCAAAGTACGCTCCGTACCTTCGGCACATTAATTCGGGACCGCGTATTTATGGGCTATGCGCTTTCTCAAGGCTTTGTAACCGCGGCGATGTTTGCTTATATATCGGGCTCTCCGTTTGTACTGCAGGAGATATTTGGCGTATCGCCGCAAATGTTCAGTTTATGCTTCGCAATCAATGGTTTGGGCATCATTATTGCCAGCCAAACCGCTGGCAGGCTTGCTGGAAAGGTCAGCGAGACGAAGCTGCTCATCGTCGGGCTCAGCATGGCATCTATTGGCGGTGCAGCGCTGCTGCTCGTCATATTAGCCGATCTCGGGCTGATTGCCGTACTCATTCCGCTATTCTTCGTCGTATCCAGCGTCGGCGTCATCCAGACGGCGAGCTTTACGCTGGCGATGCAAAGCCAAGGCAAAGCAGCCGGAAGCGCTTCGGCGCTGATCGGCTTGCTATCCTTCGTCATCGGCGCAATTGCAGCGCCGATGGTAGGTCTGGGCGGCAGCCACACGGCGCTGCCGATGGGCCTTGTTATTGCAGCATCGAGCATCCTTGCTGTGCTGTTCTATGTGTTTATGGCGCGTAGAGGGAACGCAAGTTAGCTGGAAGCTCATACAAAAACGACTATCCGGGCAAGTTATCGGATAGTCGTTTTATTTTTGCCGCTATTTTTCGATTCATAGA from the Paenibacillus sp. BIHB 4019 genome contains:
- a CDS encoding aldo/keto reductase, giving the protein MIYKRLGKSGLKVSSLGLGTNSFGSRADKQSSISIIHAALGSGINFLDTANIYSGTASETIIGEALKGRRHEAVIATKAGLPRGKGANERGSSRYHLQLELEQSLQRLQTDYVDLYQIHTFDPETPLEETLRALDDMVRAGKVRYIGASNYAAWELMKALGISDRLGLNRYVSIQTSYSLADRTPERDITPLSLDQGVGIIPYFPLAGGLLTGKYSEQQSAPEGSRLDKNPDFARFFTGEGFTLSRQVGELAAEAGCTPAVLALHWLMQQPAVASVIVGATSTAQLEANLASASLQPEPAVMERLNEISLRFKHGEPFALYRLS
- a CDS encoding Bcr/CflA family multidrug efflux MFS transporter, yielding MKQQVLASQQKPASSARIGMALLLGALTAFAPLSIDMYLPALPELANYFGASTSMAQLSLTACLLGIAVGQLIIGPLSDVFGRKKPLIIGLIVYVIASVLCIVAPSIETFVLLRLVQGLGGAAGIVLSRAIVRDMYEGPEMTKFFALLMLVNGVAPIAAPIAGGQLLQWTSWRGVFLVLGAIGLVMLLASWLGLRETLQEQNRLKGGLQSTLRTFGTLIRDRVFMGYALSQGFVTAAMFAYISGSPFVLQEIFGVSPQMFSLCFAINGLGIIIASQTAGRLAGKVSETKLLIVGLSMASIGGAALLLVILADLGLIAVLIPLFFVVSSVGVIQTASFTLAMQSQGKAAGSASALIGLLSFVIGAIAAPMVGLGGSHTALPMGLVIAASSILAVLFYVFMARRGNAS
- a CDS encoding pirin family protein, coding for MIKRYPANERNFFDIGWLRGSRSFSFGDYYDPDNAQFGVMRVCNEDEIAPGRGFGAHPHSDMEIVTIVLKGRLKHEDNLGNMEVTSAGEIQRMTAGSGIVHAEYNDSETEEGHFLQLWFMPRERGLTPSYEVHRYDQEKLVNAFLPIVTPEGTNGTAMIHQDMSIHLGRVEAGKRLYYSQKAGRRVFLMLIEGAADVNNLDMVAKDSLRAEFEPEILIKAKEDTFVMLIDMP
- the yidC gene encoding membrane protein insertase YidC codes for the protein MLSKYTMEMLKKYRFILIIGLLLIISGCGAPNGTIDSATPGFFNHYVVFPISYLIQHIAQFFNDSFGMAIIAITLLIRLALLPLMLRQSKSQQVMKQKMSVMQPQLNQIKEKYKNDKSPEAQSKMQKETMALYGEHKFNPLAIGCLPMLIQLPILSGLYYAIKMTPELAQHSFLWFQLGAPDHILPFLAAAIYYVQFRVSQIGIDPAQQKQMALFGYISPIMMGIFSFTAPAAVPLYWVVGGVFMILQTMLSKRLYPMPTVPVASAVEAAKPAPVKSKNKKLPAKS
- a CDS encoding glycosyltransferase, giving the protein MREPVTYSVVIPVYNDEQMLYDTYKRLKRIIPPIGENYELIFVNDNSTDRSADMLRVFCAADIRVRAIHFASSFGYEAAVAAGADHASGEQKIVMEVSDRFRSVSAGLQGASPFYVVRAKEGFTHSPLWDFASESAAC
- a CDS encoding cold-shock protein, which translates into the protein MYSRKKFQEEVPEVSTKIWACTSDVCNGWMRANFSFEQSPTCLQCNSPMEESEKMLPQLVNSNDINRAKNSIPVTE